One Bacillus amyloliquefaciens DSM 7 = ATCC 23350 DNA window includes the following coding sequences:
- the tsf gene encoding translation elongation factor Ts, which yields MAITAQQVKELRQKTGAGMMDCKKALTETDGDMDKAIDLLREKGIAKAAKKADRIAAEGSTLIKTDGNKGVILEVNSETDFVAKNEGFKELLNTLADHLLANAPADLEEAMGQKMENGSTVEEYITSNVAKIGEKITLRRFAVITKEDSEAFGAYLHMGGRIGVLSVLSGTTDEDLAKDIAMHVAAVNPRYISRDQVSEEEANHERQILTQQALQEGKPENIVAKMVEGRLNKFFEEICLLDQAFVKNPDEKVKQVVAAKNASVKTYVRYEVGEGIEKRQENFAEEVMNQVKK from the coding sequence ATGGCTATTACTGCACAGCAGGTAAAAGAACTGCGTCAAAAAACAGGCGCTGGTATGATGGACTGTAAAAAAGCGTTGACTGAAACTGACGGAGATATGGACAAAGCAATCGACCTTCTAAGAGAAAAAGGGATTGCGAAAGCGGCTAAAAAAGCTGACCGTATCGCTGCTGAAGGTTCTACTCTTATTAAAACTGACGGCAACAAAGGCGTTATCCTGGAAGTAAACTCTGAAACTGATTTCGTTGCGAAAAACGAAGGCTTCAAAGAGCTTCTGAACACACTTGCTGACCACCTTCTTGCAAACGCTCCTGCTGATCTTGAAGAAGCAATGGGTCAAAAGATGGAAAACGGTTCTACTGTTGAAGAATACATCACAAGCAACGTTGCTAAAATCGGAGAGAAAATCACTCTTCGCCGTTTTGCTGTTATTACAAAAGAAGACAGCGAAGCGTTCGGTGCTTACCTTCATATGGGAGGCCGCATCGGCGTATTATCTGTTCTTAGCGGAACAACTGACGAAGATCTTGCAAAAGACATCGCGATGCATGTTGCAGCGGTAAATCCTCGTTACATTTCACGTGACCAAGTGTCTGAAGAAGAAGCAAACCATGAGCGTCAGATCCTGACTCAGCAAGCTCTTCAAGAAGGCAAACCGGAAAACATCGTAGCGAAAATGGTTGAAGGCCGTCTGAACAAATTCTTCGAAGAAATTTGCTTATTAGACCAAGCTTTCGTTAAAAACCCAGACGAAAAAGTGAAACAAGTTGTGGCTGCGAAAAACGCATCTGTTAAAACTTACGTCCGCTACGAAGTTGGAGAAGGTATTGAAAAACGCCAAGAAAACTTTGCTGAAGAAGTTATGAACCAAGTGAAAAAATAA
- a CDS encoding phosphatidate cytidylyltransferase, whose amino-acid sequence MVEMKQRLLTGVLAAALFLFLVIFGGLPFTVFVYVMGSIALFELLRMKKLKFFSFPGLISLLLLWLYMMPDKYHFFDAKMEVTIFAVLILLSYTVLVKNTFTFDEVGFIVLATVYIGLCFHYFIEIRNIETNGLLYIFYACVVIWSTDSGAYFVGKSLGKRKLWPEISPNKTVEGFLGGIAIALIFTAVFQLFAGLPISYPVLLVITLVLSVFGQIGDLVESALKRHYDVKDSGKILPGHGGILDRFDSFLFVMPFLYFLLALFS is encoded by the coding sequence ATGGTGGAAATGAAACAAAGATTGTTAACGGGTGTTCTGGCAGCGGCACTATTTTTATTTTTGGTTATTTTCGGAGGATTGCCGTTCACCGTATTTGTTTATGTGATGGGCAGTATAGCGCTTTTTGAGCTTTTGCGGATGAAAAAGCTCAAGTTTTTTTCTTTTCCGGGTCTGATCAGCCTCCTGTTATTATGGCTGTATATGATGCCGGACAAATATCATTTTTTTGACGCGAAAATGGAAGTAACGATTTTCGCCGTTTTGATATTGCTCAGCTATACGGTGCTTGTGAAAAACACCTTTACGTTTGATGAAGTCGGGTTTATCGTCCTAGCGACGGTATATATCGGACTGTGTTTTCATTATTTTATCGAAATCAGAAACATTGAAACAAACGGGCTTTTGTATATTTTTTATGCCTGCGTTGTCATATGGTCAACGGATTCGGGCGCATATTTTGTAGGAAAGTCGCTCGGAAAGCGGAAGCTGTGGCCTGAAATCAGTCCTAACAAAACGGTGGAAGGGTTTCTCGGCGGTATTGCCATCGCCCTTATTTTCACGGCTGTTTTTCAGCTGTTTGCCGGTCTTCCGATTTCATACCCGGTTCTTTTGGTCATCACACTTGTTCTGTCTGTTTTCGGACAGATCGGGGATTTGGTGGAATCAGCGCTGAAACGGCACTATGATGTGAAGGATTCGGGGAAAATCCTTCCGGGGCATGGCGGCATTTTAGATCGATTTGACAGCTTTTTGTTTGTCATGCCGTTCTTGTACTTTCTGCTTGCGCTTTTTTCATGA
- the rseP gene encoding RIP metalloprotease RseP has translation MFVNTVIAFIIIFGTLVFFHELGHLLLAQRAGILCREFAIGFGPKIFSFKKNETVYTIRLLPVGGFVRMAGEDPEMIEVKPGYTVGLLFNKDDEVEKVIINQKEKYPDALIVEVETADLEHEMKITGYEQGKEDELSGFTVSQTSFFIVDGEEVQIAPYNRQFGSKPVWQRIKAIAAGPIMNFILAYVILVMLGFIQGVPSNQPELGKLTDNGRAAAAGLKEGDYIQSINGEKMRSWTDIVTAVKDNPGKKIDVAVKRDGKSFHISVTPEAVKDENKKTIGRFGSYAPTEKGAFVAIAYGATSTVDVTKAILTNLSKIVTGQFKLDMLSGPVGIYDMTDQVAKTGIINLFQFAAFLSINLGIVNLLPIPALDGGRLLFLFIEAIRGKPINRDKEAFVVFIGVAFLMLLMLVVTWNDIQRLFL, from the coding sequence ATGTTCGTGAATACAGTTATCGCGTTTATTATTATTTTCGGAACGCTCGTTTTTTTCCATGAGCTGGGGCATTTACTGCTCGCCCAAAGAGCGGGAATCCTTTGCCGTGAATTTGCGATCGGCTTCGGGCCCAAAATCTTTTCATTTAAAAAGAATGAAACCGTGTATACAATCAGGCTCCTTCCGGTCGGCGGGTTCGTCCGCATGGCCGGTGAAGACCCGGAGATGATTGAAGTCAAACCCGGTTATACCGTCGGGCTTCTTTTTAATAAAGACGACGAAGTGGAAAAAGTCATCATTAATCAAAAGGAAAAATACCCCGACGCTTTAATTGTCGAGGTGGAGACGGCTGATCTTGAGCACGAAATGAAGATTACAGGGTATGAGCAGGGGAAAGAAGATGAACTGTCGGGCTTTACTGTCAGTCAGACCTCTTTTTTCATCGTAGACGGAGAAGAAGTGCAGATTGCGCCTTACAACCGCCAATTCGGGTCAAAACCTGTATGGCAGCGGATTAAGGCGATTGCTGCCGGTCCGATTATGAACTTCATCTTAGCATATGTCATTCTCGTCATGCTTGGATTCATTCAAGGCGTGCCTTCGAATCAGCCTGAGCTCGGAAAACTGACAGACAATGGACGCGCAGCGGCTGCCGGTTTAAAAGAAGGCGACTATATCCAGAGCATTAACGGTGAAAAGATGCGGTCATGGACTGACATCGTGACAGCGGTAAAAGACAATCCCGGGAAAAAAATCGATGTCGCCGTGAAACGTGACGGCAAATCGTTTCATATCTCGGTTACCCCTGAAGCCGTAAAAGATGAAAACAAAAAAACAATCGGCCGCTTCGGCTCTTATGCGCCGACTGAAAAAGGCGCGTTTGTTGCGATCGCTTACGGCGCGACATCTACGGTTGATGTCACAAAGGCGATCTTGACCAATCTGAGCAAAATCGTGACAGGCCAGTTTAAGCTTGATATGCTTTCAGGCCCTGTCGGAATTTATGATATGACGGATCAGGTTGCAAAAACCGGTATTATCAACCTATTCCAGTTTGCGGCGTTTTTAAGCATCAACCTTGGAATCGTCAACCTGCTGCCGATCCCGGCGCTTGACGGCGGAAGACTGCTGTTTTTATTTATTGAAGCAATCCGCGGCAAGCCGATTAACCGTGACAAGGAAGCATTTGTCGTATTTATCGGCGTCGCTTTCTTAATGCTTCTTATGCTGGTTGTCACATGGAACGATATCCAGCGTTTATTCTTATAA
- the pyrH gene encoding UMP kinase, with amino-acid sequence MEKPKYNRIVLKLSGEALAGEQGNGINPTVIQSIAKQVKEIAELDVEVAVVVGGGNLWRGKTGSDLGMDRATADYMGMLATVMNSLALQDSLETLGIQSRVQTSIEMRQVAEPYIRRKAIRHLEKKRVVIFAAGTGNPYFSTDTTAALRAAEIEADVILMAKNNVDGVYNADPRKDETAVKYEKLSYLDVLKDGLEVMDSTASSLCMDNDIPLIVFSIMEEGNIKRAVIGESIGTIVRGK; translated from the coding sequence ATGGAAAAACCAAAATACAATCGTATCGTTTTAAAGCTTAGCGGAGAAGCACTGGCAGGAGAGCAGGGAAACGGGATTAATCCGACTGTCATCCAATCCATCGCTAAACAGGTAAAAGAAATCGCTGAGCTTGACGTCGAAGTGGCCGTAGTCGTAGGCGGCGGCAACTTATGGCGCGGAAAAACAGGCAGTGACTTAGGAATGGACCGTGCGACGGCCGATTATATGGGCATGCTTGCTACTGTCATGAACTCACTTGCCCTGCAGGACAGCCTTGAAACTCTCGGAATTCAGTCCAGAGTGCAGACATCAATTGAAATGCGTCAGGTCGCTGAGCCTTACATCAGAAGAAAAGCCATCCGCCACTTGGAGAAAAAACGCGTTGTGATTTTTGCCGCGGGAACAGGAAACCCTTATTTCTCTACGGACACAACCGCAGCGCTGCGTGCCGCTGAAATCGAAGCGGATGTGATCTTAATGGCGAAAAATAATGTCGACGGTGTGTATAATGCTGATCCGAGAAAAGATGAGACAGCCGTTAAATACGAAAAATTATCTTATCTCGATGTGTTAAAAGACGGGCTGGAAGTCATGGATTCTACGGCTTCTTCACTATGTATGGATAATGATATTCCGCTGATCGTCTTTTCTATTATGGAAGAAGGAAATATTAAGCGTGCCGTAATCGGCGAATCAATCGGAACGATCGTAAGGGGGAAATAA
- the rpsB gene encoding 30S ribosomal protein S2 has translation MSVISMKQLLEAGVHFGHQTRRWNPKMKRYIFTERNGIYIIDLQKTVKKVEEAYNFTKNLAAEGGKILFVGTKKQAQDSVKEEAVRSGMYYVNQRWLGGTLTNFETIQKRIKRLKDIEKMQENGTFEVLPKKEVVQLKKELERLEKFLGGIKDMKDLPDALFIIDPRKERIAVAEARKLNIPIIGIVDTNCDPDEIDVVIPANDDAIRAVKLLTSKMADAILEAKQGEEEAEAAEETAPETETTTA, from the coding sequence ATGTCAGTTATTTCTATGAAACAATTGCTTGAAGCTGGTGTTCACTTCGGCCACCAAACACGCCGCTGGAACCCAAAAATGAAGCGTTACATTTTCACGGAGCGTAACGGAATCTACATCATTGACCTTCAAAAAACAGTGAAAAAAGTAGAGGAAGCTTACAACTTCACGAAAAACCTTGCTGCTGAAGGCGGAAAAATCCTTTTCGTCGGCACAAAAAAACAAGCTCAGGATTCTGTTAAAGAAGAAGCTGTACGCTCTGGCATGTACTATGTCAACCAACGCTGGTTGGGCGGTACACTGACAAACTTCGAAACAATCCAAAAACGCATTAAGCGTCTGAAAGACATCGAAAAAATGCAAGAAAACGGTACGTTTGAAGTACTTCCGAAAAAAGAAGTTGTTCAATTGAAAAAAGAATTAGAGCGTCTTGAAAAATTCCTCGGCGGAATTAAAGACATGAAGGATCTTCCTGATGCATTATTCATCATCGATCCTCGCAAAGAGCGCATCGCTGTTGCGGAAGCTCGCAAATTGAACATTCCTATCATCGGAATTGTAGATACAAACTGTGATCCTGATGAAATTGATGTCGTAATCCCTGCAAACGATGACGCAATCCGCGCTGTCAAACTTCTTACTTCTAAAATGGCAGATGCTATTCTTGAAGCGAAGCAAGGCGAAGAAGAAGCGGAAGCTGCTGAAGAGACTGCACCTGAAACAGAAACGACAACTGCGTAA
- the dxr gene encoding 1-deoxy-D-xylulose-5-phosphate reductoisomerase, which produces MKNICLLGATGSIGEQTLDVLRMHEDQFRLVSMTFGKNAEKAIPLIRTFQPKYVAVGDMDTYRKVKEASFSHECQIGIGEEGLIEAAVMDEVDIVVNALLGSVGLIPTLKAIEQKKTIALANKETLVTAGHIVKGHAKQYGVPLLPVDSEHSAIFQALQGEQSKNIERLIITASGGSFRDKTRQELQSVTIADALNHPNWSMGAKITIDSATMMNKGLEVIEAHWLFDIPYEQIDVVLHKESIIHSMVEFHDRSVIAQLGNPDMRVPIQYALTYPDRLPLPETKRLELWEIGSLHFAKADFERFRCLQFAFESGKIGGTMPTVLNAANEEAVAAFLAGRISFLSIEDLIEKALNRHSVIQDPSLADIQEVDKDTRGYVNSILT; this is translated from the coding sequence TTGAAGAATATTTGTCTTTTAGGAGCAACGGGATCAATAGGGGAGCAGACATTGGATGTATTGCGCATGCATGAAGACCAATTCCGTCTCGTCTCGATGACTTTCGGTAAAAACGCCGAAAAAGCAATCCCGTTGATCAGAACGTTTCAGCCGAAATATGTAGCAGTCGGCGACATGGATACATATCGAAAAGTGAAAGAAGCGTCTTTTTCTCATGAGTGTCAAATCGGCATCGGAGAAGAAGGCCTGATCGAAGCGGCGGTCATGGATGAAGTGGATATCGTGGTCAACGCGCTGCTCGGAAGCGTCGGTTTAATCCCGACTTTGAAAGCGATTGAACAGAAAAAAACAATTGCGCTTGCAAATAAGGAAACTCTTGTCACTGCCGGGCATATAGTGAAAGGACACGCAAAACAATACGGCGTGCCCCTTCTTCCGGTCGACAGCGAACATTCCGCTATTTTTCAGGCGCTGCAAGGAGAACAGAGCAAAAATATCGAGCGTCTGATCATTACGGCATCAGGCGGCAGTTTCAGGGATAAAACACGGCAGGAGCTTCAGTCTGTAACGATTGCCGACGCCCTTAACCACCCGAACTGGTCGATGGGTGCAAAGATTACGATTGATTCGGCTACAATGATGAATAAAGGGCTTGAAGTCATTGAAGCGCACTGGCTGTTTGACATTCCGTATGAACAGATTGACGTTGTTTTACATAAGGAGAGCATTATTCATTCGATGGTTGAATTTCACGACAGAAGCGTCATTGCCCAGCTCGGAAATCCGGACATGAGGGTGCCGATTCAATACGCGCTGACATACCCGGACCGGCTGCCTCTGCCTGAAACAAAAAGGCTTGAATTATGGGAGATCGGAAGCCTTCATTTTGCGAAAGCTGACTTTGAAAGGTTCCGCTGCTTACAATTTGCCTTTGAATCAGGTAAAATAGGGGGAACGATGCCGACGGTTTTAAATGCAGCCAATGAAGAAGCCGTCGCCGCTTTTCTTGCCGGACGGATTTCGTTCTTATCGATTGAGGATCTGATTGAAAAAGCATTGAACCGCCACAGCGTAATTCAGGATCCGAGTCTTGCGGATATCCAAGAAGTGGACAAAGACACCCGGGGATACGTTAATTCAATACTCACATAA
- the frr gene encoding ribosome recycling factor, with the protein MSNEVLTQTKERMEKAVAAYSRELASVRAGRANPSLLDKVTVEYYGAQTPLNQLSSINVPEARMLVVTPYDKTAIGDIEKAILKADLGVTPTSDGTIIRIAIPALTEERRKELVKVVKKYAEEAKVAVRNVRRDSNDELKKLEKNGDITEDELRASSEDVQKLTDEFVSKIDSVTKDKEKEIMEV; encoded by the coding sequence TTGTCAAACGAAGTATTAACTCAAACAAAAGAACGCATGGAAAAAGCGGTTGCCGCTTATTCACGCGAATTGGCGTCAGTACGCGCGGGACGTGCCAACCCGTCTCTATTGGATAAAGTGACAGTAGAATACTACGGTGCCCAAACACCTTTAAACCAGCTGTCTTCTATCAATGTGCCTGAAGCGCGTATGCTTGTTGTCACACCGTATGACAAAACAGCAATCGGTGATATTGAAAAAGCGATTCTGAAAGCTGATCTTGGCGTAACTCCGACAAGTGACGGCACAATTATCCGCATCGCGATTCCTGCTCTGACGGAAGAAAGACGTAAAGAACTTGTCAAAGTCGTGAAAAAATACGCGGAAGAAGCGAAAGTAGCAGTTCGTAATGTCCGCCGTGACAGCAACGATGAACTCAAAAAGCTTGAGAAAAACGGAGACATTACAGAAGACGAGCTTCGTGCTTCCAGTGAAGACGTTCAAAAGCTGACAGATGAATTTGTGTCAAAAATTGACAGTGTTACAAAGGACAAAGAAAAAGAAATCATGGAAGTTTAA
- a CDS encoding isoprenyl transferase translates to MLNILKNWKNQQNAASNLERYTKEDILKGEIPAHIAIIMDGNGRWAKKRSLPRIAGHHEGMKVVKRVTKLANQLGVKVLTLYAFSTENWKRPKMEVDFLMKLPEEFLNTYLPELIEENVRVKIIGDESALPSHTYKAIEKAVKDTEQNDGLILNFALNYGGRTEIVNAAKALAEQVKSGTLNIEDIDEALFSKHLMTESIQDPELLIRTSGEIRLSNFMLWQVAYSEFVFTDVLWPDFKEDHFLKAVGEFQQRGRRFGGI, encoded by the coding sequence ATGCTCAACATACTCAAAAATTGGAAGAATCAGCAGAATGCGGCTTCCAACTTAGAACGGTATACAAAAGAAGACATACTGAAGGGTGAAATTCCCGCACACATCGCCATTATTATGGACGGTAACGGACGCTGGGCGAAGAAGCGCTCACTTCCGCGGATTGCCGGACATCATGAAGGAATGAAAGTGGTAAAAAGAGTGACAAAGCTCGCAAATCAGCTCGGCGTCAAAGTTCTGACTCTTTACGCGTTTTCCACGGAGAACTGGAAGCGCCCGAAGATGGAAGTCGACTTTTTGATGAAGCTTCCGGAAGAGTTCCTGAATACGTATCTTCCTGAATTGATAGAGGAGAATGTACGTGTGAAAATAATCGGAGATGAATCCGCGCTCCCTTCTCATACGTATAAGGCGATTGAGAAGGCCGTAAAAGATACAGAACAAAATGACGGGCTGATTCTCAATTTCGCTTTGAACTACGGCGGACGCACGGAAATCGTCAATGCGGCAAAAGCATTGGCCGAACAGGTGAAAAGCGGTACGCTGAATATCGAAGACATTGATGAAGCGCTCTTTTCCAAGCATTTAATGACAGAATCAATCCAGGACCCGGAGCTGCTCATAAGAACGAGCGGAGAAATCAGACTGAGCAACTTTATGCTTTGGCAGGTGGCTTACAGTGAATTTGTTTTTACAGATGTCCTGTGGCCCGATTTTAAAGAAGATCACTTTCTGAAGGCAGTGGGAGAATTTCAGCAGCGGGGCCGGAGGTTTGGCGGAATTTAG
- the proS gene encoding proline--tRNA ligase, producing the protein MRQSLTLIPTLREVPADAEAKSHKLLLRAGFIRQNTSGVYSYMPLAYRVIQNIQKIVREEMEKINAVEMLMPALQQAETWQESGRWYTYGPELMRLKDRHGREFALGATHEEVITSLVRDEVKSYKRLPLTLYQIQSKFRDEKRPRFGLLRGREFIMKDAYSFHASEESLEETYQNMYGAYSSIFARCELNVRPVIADSGAMGGKDTHEFMALSEIGEDTIAYSDGSSYAANTEMAEVVMNTEPSDEKPEALEKIDTPNVKSIEELASFLQIEPSACIKSMLFKADDRFVLVLVRGDHEVNDVKVKNLLNAEVVELASHEEVAEKLGTEPGFAGPIGAAGDIEIYADQAVKVMVNAVSGANEKDRHYRNVNIERDASVKAYADLRIIQEGDPSPDGKGTIRFAEGIEVGQVFKLGTRYSEAMNATYLDENGRAQPMLMGCYGIGVSRTLSAIAEQHHDEKGLIWPKSVAPYDLHILALNMKNEAQKELAEKLYGKFQAEGYEVLYDDRAERAGVKFADSDLIGLPIRITVGKRADEGIVEVKIRKTGESAEVSVDELSEFIKTK; encoded by the coding sequence ATGAGACAAAGTTTGACGCTTATTCCGACCCTGAGAGAAGTGCCGGCTGATGCTGAAGCAAAAAGCCATAAGCTTCTGCTGAGAGCGGGATTTATCAGACAAAATACGAGCGGGGTTTACAGCTACATGCCCCTGGCTTACAGGGTCATTCAAAACATTCAGAAGATCGTGCGTGAAGAAATGGAAAAAATCAACGCGGTGGAAATGCTGATGCCGGCCCTTCAGCAGGCTGAAACTTGGCAGGAATCAGGCAGATGGTATACGTACGGGCCTGAATTGATGCGTCTGAAAGACCGTCACGGCCGCGAATTTGCTTTAGGCGCGACACATGAAGAAGTCATTACTTCTCTCGTGCGCGATGAGGTGAAATCTTATAAGCGTCTGCCGCTCACTCTTTACCAGATCCAGTCTAAATTCAGAGATGAAAAACGCCCGCGTTTCGGGTTATTGCGGGGACGCGAATTCATCATGAAAGATGCGTACTCTTTCCATGCCTCTGAAGAAAGTCTGGAAGAAACGTACCAAAACATGTACGGCGCATACAGCAGCATTTTCGCACGCTGCGAATTAAATGTCCGTCCCGTTATTGCCGACTCAGGCGCAATGGGCGGAAAAGACACGCATGAATTTATGGCTCTTTCCGAAATAGGGGAAGATACCATCGCATATTCCGATGGGTCCTCTTACGCAGCTAACACGGAAATGGCGGAAGTTGTCATGAACACCGAGCCGTCAGATGAAAAACCTGAGGCGCTGGAAAAAATTGATACGCCGAATGTTAAAAGCATTGAAGAGCTGGCTTCTTTCTTGCAGATCGAGCCGAGCGCCTGCATCAAATCAATGCTGTTTAAAGCGGATGACCGATTTGTTCTCGTGTTAGTAAGAGGCGATCATGAGGTCAATGACGTAAAAGTGAAAAACCTTCTGAACGCGGAAGTGGTTGAGCTTGCGTCTCATGAAGAAGTAGCGGAGAAGCTTGGCACGGAGCCGGGATTTGCGGGGCCGATCGGCGCTGCCGGCGACATTGAGATTTATGCCGACCAGGCTGTCAAAGTGATGGTAAACGCCGTAAGCGGCGCGAATGAAAAAGACCGCCATTACCGAAACGTAAACATCGAACGCGATGCGTCTGTAAAAGCATATGCCGATCTTCGAATCATTCAGGAAGGCGATCCGTCACCTGACGGAAAAGGCACGATCCGTTTCGCTGAGGGAATTGAAGTCGGACAAGTCTTTAAGCTCGGCACGCGTTACTCAGAAGCTATGAATGCGACATACCTTGATGAAAACGGGCGGGCGCAGCCGATGCTGATGGGATGTTACGGAATCGGCGTGTCCAGAACGCTTTCAGCAATCGCTGAACAGCATCACGACGAAAAAGGCCTGATCTGGCCGAAAAGCGTTGCTCCGTATGATCTTCATATTTTGGCGCTGAATATGAAAAACGAAGCGCAAAAAGAGCTTGCTGAGAAGCTTTACGGCAAATTCCAAGCGGAAGGTTATGAGGTGTTATACGATGACCGCGCAGAACGCGCAGGCGTGAAATTTGCTGATTCTGACCTGATCGGCCTTCCGATCCGCATCACTGTCGGTAAACGTGCCGATGAAGGCATCGTAGAAGTGAAAATCCGCAAAACCGGTGAATCCGCCGAAGTTTCAGTGGATGAGCTTTCTGAATTTATCAAGACGAAGTAA